AAAACTTCCCGGAGATTGAGGGTGCCCCTATCCTGATACACCAGCTGTTCTACAACCTGATCCACAATGCGCTTAAATTCTCGAAGCCTGACGATCCGCCGCGGGTCATCATTTCCTGCACTGAAGAAATGATTGACGGCAATATGCACGTGCGGATTGTTGTGAAAGACAACGGCATCGGTTTTGATATCGAGCATGCACAAAAAATTTTTAGTCCGTTTGAGCGGCTGCATTCCAAGGATGAGTTCGAAGGTACGGGATTGGGGCTGGCGTTATGCCAGAAAATCACAGAGCGGCACCATGGGACCATCAGCGCGTCCGGCAATAAAGGAAACGGCGCGGAATTCATCGTTTTACTTCCGTTGCAACAACAGAGCAGTACGCTTTGATACCTCTTTCGTGGCCGGTCATCCGGCGGCCTTCCCAAAACCCACCGTATCCCTGTATAGCTGAGGCGATATATCGGCGTTGGTTTTAAAGAACCTGCTGAAGTAATACTCATCGCTGTAACCCAGGTCGTACGCAATTTCCTTAACCGGTTTGTTGGTGAGGTACAACTCCCGTTTGGCTTCGATAATTATACGTTCCGAAATGAGATCGGTCAGCGTCTTATTGAAGTGGTTTTTCGTGACACGGGCCAGTGCCTTGAGCGGGACCTTCAGCACCTCGGCATAATCAGCCGGCGTATGTTTGCTCCTGAAATTATGCTCAATGGCCTCTTTCAGGTTTTGCAGTAAGAAAGGTTCCTTTAATCCAGCGACCGCAGCCATGGCACTGGGCTGCTGACTGGTTTTTGCTCTCGATGCCGTAATCAGGAACAACTTAAGGTAGGACACGAGACTCTCATATTGGGCCAGCGCAGGGTTCGTCATCTCATTCCTCATTTGTACCAGCAGCATATCCAGTGTCGCGATATCGGAGCCGCTGATGCGGGTCATTGGCGGGTCGTAAATGTTGTTAAACAACACACCATTGCAGGCCACCTCTTTCTGGTGCATATGGATGCAGTAAAAATCCGGATGGAATTGCAGGGCAATCCCTGACAGGGCTTTCTCCGCCTTGAACAGGAACGGCTGATATGGTGAGAACGCAAATAGCGAACTGCTGCCGAATTCATTTTCGGAAAAGTCGGCTTTCACTATCCCGGACCCTTCCTTTACCCAAATCAGCGAATAATAATTGTGCCGCTGCAGATGGTCGAAATGACTGTTATCGGCGAACGCGAATATTTTGAAGGCCAGGTTACCGTTCTGCGGATTAACCATTGTAAGTGCTCCGTGCTCCATCGCTACAATTTTTTATTCGTTTCGGCGATTGGCAGGTCGTTGATGCTGGCAAACCGCTTGCGCATGTATCCGTTTTCATCGAACTCCCAAAGTTCGTTCCCGTAACTCCTGTACCACTGTCCGTTTACATCATGCCATTCATATTCAAATCGGACGGCCATCCTGTTCTCCCGGAAACCCCACAATTCTTTTTTCAGCTTATAGCCTAGTTCCTTGTCCCATTTCGCAGTGAGGAACGCCCTGACTTCGGCGCGTCCGTTGATAAAGTCGGTACGGTTCCGCCATTCCGTATCGATGGTGTAAGCCATGGCGACCTGCTCGGGGTTTCTTGTATTCCACGCGTCTTCAGCCGCCTGTACTTTCTGCATCGCGGTTTCCATGGTAAACGGCGGTATTGGATATCTTTTCTCTTCCATACTGTAAAAATAAATAAAATGCCGTGTCGGAAAACCGGACACGGCATTTGTTAAGAAAGTATTACGCCTTAATGCTGTCAAAGGTGATCACCGGAAAGTCGATTTCGGTATCCGCCGTATTGTTGAAATAATTAGTCAGGATGTTCAGCGCCACATGTCCGACGATCTCGGCCAGTTCCTCATCGGTTATGCCGGAGGCTTTGGCATTGTTAACATCGTCATCATTGACGAGTCCGCCTTTGCTGACCAGCGCCTTTGCGAATGTCAGGATGGCATGGGTCTTGGCGTCTGCCGATTCTCCCGACCGGGCCAATGACAGTACGTCCGAATCCACCTTCAGCAATTGGTTGCCGATAAAAGTGTGCGCCGAGAGGCAGTAACTGCAGGAGTTGCTTTGAGAAACAGCGAGTGCGAGCAGCTCTCCGGTACGGCCTCCCAGTTTCCCTTTTCCCAGGCTACTGCTGAGGTTCAGGTATCCTTCCAGCAAGGCAGGGGCATTGCCCATCGTTCTCATCATATTGGGGACCACGCCCAATTTGGCCTGCACGGCATGGAACAGTTCTTTTGTCTTTCCTGATGCCTGCTCAGGATCCAAAGCTTTAATACGTGTCATGATAATTGATTTAAGTTATGTCTTATTGACAAGGCAAAATTGCAACACTTGCCCGTACTGCAAAATGGAGAATTGACAAAATCAGATGGACAATTTTCCTCAATCCCGATGCGGCGAAGACTTTCAGGCTTTTCTTCACAATATCTTATGAATGCGATTGGCGGCCATAAGGAATAAACTTCGGATATTTGTAAAAACAGCTTTCTATGCGAGTGACCCGTTTATTTAATGATTTTTTTGAAAATGAAAAAGCCGGCGGACTCATCCTGATCTGCTGCACAGTAACTTCACTCCTACTCGCAAATTCAACCTTCGGTTCGGGATACACGCATTTCTGGCACAGTGCTTTTGCCGGCCAAACCGTAGAGTATTGGATCAATGATGGCCTGATGGCAATATTTTTCCTGATGGTCGGCCTCGAATTGGAACGGGAGATTTACATTGGCGAGCTTTCAAACATCCGCGAGGCTATGCTGCCCATCTTTGCAGCCATTGGCGGCATGCTGGTCCCTGCAGGGATATACCTTTTGCTCAACTACGGCACGTCAGAACAATCAGGAGCCGGAATACCCATGGCAACTGATATTGCTTTTGCATTAGCGATACTTTCGCTGCT
The nucleotide sequence above comes from Flavobacterium magnum. Encoded proteins:
- a CDS encoding helix-turn-helix domain-containing protein, whose protein sequence is MEHGALTMVNPQNGNLAFKIFAFADNSHFDHLQRHNYYSLIWVKEGSGIVKADFSENEFGSSSLFAFSPYQPFLFKAEKALSGIALQFHPDFYCIHMHQKEVACNGVLFNNIYDPPMTRISGSDIATLDMLLVQMRNEMTNPALAQYESLVSYLKLFLITASRAKTSQQPSAMAAVAGLKEPFLLQNLKEAIEHNFRSKHTPADYAEVLKVPLKALARVTKNHFNKTLTDLISERIIIEAKRELYLTNKPVKEIAYDLGYSDEYYFSRFFKTNADISPQLYRDTVGFGKAAG
- a CDS encoding nuclear transport factor 2 family protein → MEEKRYPIPPFTMETAMQKVQAAEDAWNTRNPEQVAMAYTIDTEWRNRTDFINGRAEVRAFLTAKWDKELGYKLKKELWGFRENRMAVRFEYEWHDVNGQWYRSYGNELWEFDENGYMRKRFASINDLPIAETNKKL
- a CDS encoding carboxymuconolactone decarboxylase family protein — translated: MTRIKALDPEQASGKTKELFHAVQAKLGVVPNMMRTMGNAPALLEGYLNLSSSLGKGKLGGRTGELLALAVSQSNSCSYCLSAHTFIGNQLLKVDSDVLSLARSGESADAKTHAILTFAKALVSKGGLVNDDDVNNAKASGITDEELAEIVGHVALNILTNYFNNTADTEIDFPVITFDSIKA